One Capsicum annuum cultivar UCD-10X-F1 chromosome 2, UCD10Xv1.1, whole genome shotgun sequence genomic window carries:
- the LOC107859661 gene encoding uncharacterized protein At1g65710, translating into MGSCLSKKSTSCSSSSTTAAVSNTNQEITKINSTQVEIKKEVEGESVKKEIFVIKHRKSHEVDRKTEEEKGVVKKANEAVESANNNGELVKENNGIVVSAPVRTSSCTKEEVDAILIQCGRLSRSSSMGKTGQLGSSGSTDNPQRSRKYSGSKRSFDFESENGNEGSQENVVDCEDDGAVGDGVRRHRQRQRQPRTPNSSSQGRRRTPSRERDQEQQKQRSGSSRERGNSGGVRRVSRSPGRRSDSPITTSNGGNVASVNANGNNGGRPGKMVSVPATVSSMVMDKSIDAGGPENISAAAVKRVQVKRNAGGDGPRTAASPRARSPARVNAKVLNERDNNAHSNQNQQQPMSLSRSNSRKHEQSPYRRNPLSEIDTNVVLEQMPTPGRKVPSQKLNAETVSISKVVQQGTENKLGSSKGTLDGKVKEQNVAMNVIVSGPESHKPQRSRSLRLSRDLDINPEALSNPPQSYTALLLEDIQNFHQKTNTTTPAFSLPPCVTKACSILDAVADLNSTTSSNLSGAFSDDRRRNPTAEQFSQNDNASFGADHPGKRRLGIKDPFMESEVAVSDDLMEPSIQKYVTFRRGTDMEEQESSGSNSVVGQQNWLSPSAWEPNSADSTDCWPSSKSYSRDDNRSPLGFQRQEIGHDMEEGKRRVNVKRRDSDNQQAGIGRGRVGPRGGLHPISMAAST; encoded by the exons atgggaagtTGTTTGAGTAAGAAGAGcacatcttgttcttcttcttctactactgCTGCAGTTTCAAATACAAATCAAGAAATCACCAAAATTAATAGTACCCAAGTGGAGATCAAGAAAGAGGTAGAGGGAGAAAGTGTGAAAAAAGAAATCTTTGTTATCAAACACAGAAAAAGCCATGAAGTGGATAGGAAGACTGAAGAAGAAAAGGGTGTTGTTAAAAAGGCAAATGAAGCAGTTGAGTCTGCTAATAACAATGGTGAGTTAGTGAAAGAGAATAATGGTATTGTTGTATCTGCTCCTGTGAGGACTTCAAGTTGTACTAAAGAAGAAGTTGATGCTATTTTGATACAATGTGGGAGGCTTAGTAGGAGTTCATCTATGGGAAAGACGGGACAATTGGGTTCTAGTGGATCCACTGATAATCCTCAAAGGAGTAGAAAGTATTCTGGTTCCAAGAGGAGTTTCGATTTTGAGAGTGAGAATGGAAATGAGGGGTCGCAAGAAAATGTGGTGGATTGTGAGGATGATGGGGCTGTGGGAGATGGAGTTCGTCGCCATAGGCAACGCCAACGCCAGCCTAGAACGCCTAATTCTTCATCTCAGGGACGGAGGAGAACCCCGAGTAGGGAGAGAGACCAGGAGCAACAGAAGCAGCGGTCGGGTAGTAGTAGAGAAAGAGGCAACAGTGGAGGGGTTAGAAGGGTGAGTAGGTCTCCTGGTAGAAGATCTGATTCACCAATTACTACCTCAAATGGTGGCAATGTGGCTTCTGTTAATGCTAATGGAAATAATGGCGGTAGGCCAGGGAAGATGGTATCCGTACCTGCTACTGTTTCATCTATGGTGATGGACAAGAGCATTGATGCTGGTGGACCTGAGAATATTTCTGCTGCTGCTGTTAAGAGGGTTCAAGTGAAGAGAAATGCAGGTGGTGACGGTCCAAGAACTGCTGCATCTCCGCGTGCTCGTTCACCAGCAAGGGTGAATGCAAAGGTGTTGAATGAGAGAGATAACAATGCTCATTCCAACCAAAATCAACAGCAGCCCATGTCCCTTAGCCGCAGCAATTCGAGGAAACACGAACAGTCTCCCTACAGAAGAAATCCTCTCAGCGAGATTGACACCAACGTTGTCTTGGAGCAGATGCCCACGCCAGGACGGAAGGTCCCTTCCCAG AAGTTGAATGCAGAAACCGTGAGCATTAGCAAAGTTGTTCAGCAAGGAACTGAGAACAAACTTGGCAGCAGCAAAGGGACTCTGGATGGCAAGGTCAAGGAGCAGAATGTTGCAATGAATGTGATTGTTTCAGGACCCGAAAGCCATAAACCCCAGCGAAGCAGGTCGCTAAGGCTATCTAGAGACCTAGACATCAATCCGGAAGCTCTCTCAAATCCTCCTCAATCATATACAGCACTGTTGCTCGAGGACATCCAAAACTTCCATCAGAAGACCAATACCACCACCCCTGCGTTTTCGTTACCACCTTGTGTAACAAAAGCTTGCTCAATTCTTGATGCAGTTGCTGACCTGAACTCAACCACTAGCTCCAACTTGTCTGGTGCTTTCTCTGATGACAGGAGAAGAAACCCCACAGCTGAGCAATTTAGTCAGAATGATAATGCTTCTTTCGGGGCTGATCATCCTGGAAAGAGGAGGCTAGGGATCAAGGACCCGTTCATGGAGTCTGAAGTTGCTGTGAGTGATGATTTAATGGAGCCAAGCATACAGAAGTATGTAACCTTCAGAAGGGGAACTGATATGGAAGAGCAAGAATCCTCAGGAAGCAACAGTGTTGTGGGTCAGCAAAATTGGCTTTCCCCTTCCGCATGGGAACCAAATTCGGCTGATTCAACTGACTGTTGGCCTTCTTCAAAATCCTATAGCAGAGATGACAACAGGAGTCCTCTAGGCTTCCAAAGGCAAGAGATTGGCCATGACATGGAAGAAGGCAAAAGAAGAGTGAATGTGAAGAGGAGGGATTCTGACAACCAGCAAGCAGGAATAGGCCGTGGCAGAGTTGGACCTAGAGGTGGTCTCCACCCGATTTCTATGGCTGCTTCTACTTAA
- the LOC107859662 gene encoding NDR1/HIN1-like protein 6, with amino-acid sequence MADHQRIHPVPEPEQEPPVQKPTVPLVPRGSFSSEKGDPEKQQEPVPLRRRTIPYYPPLKPPKRRCCSCKKCLCCTCCLLFLMIIIIGALAAAFYFVFQPKIPNYSVDSMRISQFSFNNDMTLLFATFNVGITARNPNKKIGIYYESGSHLSVWYTGVKLCEGSLPRFYQGHQNTTVLSLDLSGQTQNVTELMQALQVDRQRGSIPLNLRAKVPVKLKVGKLKLMKWNFLVKCRLDVDSLSANNAIRIRNSDCKFGFRL; translated from the coding sequence aTGGCAGATCATCAAAGAATCCATCCAGTACCTGAACCAGAACAAGAACCACCAGTACAAAAACCCACTGTTCCTTTAGTACCAAGGGGTTCTTTCAGTTCAGAAAAAGGTGACCCTGAGAAACAACAAGAACCAGTTCCTTTGAGGAGAAGAACAATCCCATATTATCCACCATTAAAACCACCTAAGAGAAGATGTTGTTCTTGCAAAAAATGTCTTTGTTGCACATGTTGTCTGTTATTCCTCATGATCATAATCATTGGTGCTTTAGCTGCTGCTTTCTACTTTGTCTTCCAACCAAAAATACCAAACTACTCTGTTGACAGCATGAGGATCAGTCAATTCAGTTTCAACAATGACATGACTTTATTGTTTGCTACTTTTAATGTTGGCATCACTGCAAGAAACCCCAACAAGAAGATTGGGATTTACTATGAAAGTGGTAGCCATTTGAGTGTTTGGTATACTGGTGTTAAGCTTTGTGAAGGGTCATTGCCAAGATTTTATCAGGGTCATCAGAATACTACTGTACTAAGTTTGGATTTATCAGGACAAACACAGAATGTTACTGAATTGATGCAGGCACTTCAGGTGGATCGACAGAGAGGAAGTATTCCATTGAATCTCAGGGCAAAAGTTCCAGTGAAGCTTAAAGTTGGGAAATTGAAGCTTATGAAATGGAACTTTTTGGTTAAGTGTAGGCTGGATGTGGATAGCTTATCTGCAAATAATGCTATCAGGATAAGGAATAGTGATTGCAAGTTTGGATTTAGGCTTTAA